In the genome of Drosophila subpulchrella strain 33 F10 #4 breed RU33 chromosome 2L, RU_Dsub_v1.1 Primary Assembly, whole genome shotgun sequence, one region contains:
- the LOC119546790 gene encoding uncharacterized protein LOC119546790 isoform X4, giving the protein MLQTAKKVARKGGSGQANGLTFGQFCVLAADLKRFRASTISNQSSYCDYQTLSSGLVLPEQDNPASTSKPHLQSSAATATSPAYSTKKPDSHGTELRSTKSFSSVDDTKKKKNASNEPVEVFLGGSCNPTTWRADVAIPALKELGISFYNPQVSDWTPDLIELEHRAKEKARVLFFVMDSETRASAGAIEAAHIAGQNCKQLVLVLHPYKPNQKILNEPISQQEYIDLNRNQLILKELVSRRGLPVLDNIPLGLQRTKDILSGIRDPPSKISSILDTVRGAFDRVNPQGDLLTVEQCKRALLFLGYAQSLVNLDNLTKIIINQRESLKLLQAHSTKAVVDGLDEDVEAGNCSQSILPSQELIDFDLFCVISAYLSVLQQEIHESGCISPIKGTNVPPPQVYFTNAPDVDIYYSASKNISRTSSNASVPSNSSSGIGHDLERQSHFEQLSRSRDSGTSSPQPTASISFSKSPRPQILLNVESIETTEIITTKTIETKSNPLTTSVVVPAEEEESDSNDSVFSSSSSIASAGDALCCGGGLDIRDVYLGGSCVLRTKWRQELAVPYLQSKSVSFHTPALHESIQQMTGASQQQTAPPQEQQQQQRSYVRTRRKCKGNQLQLEEQEELTVAEESLSWSLPPVAVRQSLYNPSLLDSSRVLLFVISNETRSLAPMTLAAHCIGLMYNVVLAVQMLPEDCVLGGEKLTVAAIKDYNRGRSYLIDLAKRQGVPVFTDIRAALECTVAKVKAYNNRDRC; this is encoded by the exons AGCCTCGACAATTTCGAATCAGTCGTCGTACTGCGACTATCAGACTCTGTCCTCGGGATTAGTGCTCCCGGAACAGGATAATCCTGCCAGCACTTCTAAGCCACACCTGCAGTCCTCAGCTGCCACCGCCACGTCACCTGCCTACAGCACCAAAAAGCCGGATAGCCATGGGACCGAGCTGAGGAGCACCAAGTCCTTTAGCAGTGTGGATGATaccaaaaagaagaagaacgCCAGCAATGAGCCCGTTGAGGTGTTCCTTGGCGGATCCTGTAATCCAACCACCTGGCGAGCCGACGTTGCCATTCCAGCCCTCAAGGAGCTGGGGATTTCATTTTACAATCCA CAAGTATCCGATTGGACGCCCGATCTCATCGAGCTCGAGCACCGAGCTAAGGAAAAGGCCCGTGTATTATTCTTCGTTATGGATTCGGAAACACGCGCATCTGCTGGTGCCATCGAGGCGGCACACATAGCGGGTCAAAACTGCAAGCAGCTGGTGTTGGTTTTGCATCCGTATAAACCAAATCAGAAGATCCTTAATGAGCCTATTTCACAGCA AGAATACATCGATTTGAATCGCAACCAGTTGATACTTAAGGAGTTGGTCTCCCGTCGCGGTCTGCCCGTATTGGATAACATACCTTTGGGTCTGCAGCGCACCAAGGACATCCTGTCTGGCATCAGGGATCCACCGTCCAAAATATCTTCTATTTTAGA TACTGTTCGCGGCGCCTTTGATCGCGTAAACCCGCAAGGCGATCTGCTCACTGTGGAACAGTGCAAACGTGCTCTCTTATTCCTAGGCTATGCTCAGAGTTTAGTTAATTTAGATAATCTAACTAAGATCATAATCAACCAACGCGAATCGCTGAAATTGCTCCAAGCGCACAGCACAAAAGCGGTGGTGGATGGTTTGGATGAGGATGTCGAAGCTGGCAATTGCAGCCAGTCCATCCTGCCTAGCCAGGAGCTCATTGATTTCGATCTGTTCTGTGTGATCTCGGCGTATCTGTCCGTCCTACAGCAGGAGATTCACGAAAGCGGTTGCATTTCCCCCATCAAGGGTACCAATGTGCCGCCACCGCAGGTATACTTCACCAATG CTCCCGATGTGGACATTTACTACTCGGCCAGCAAGAATATTTCGCGGACGTCGAGCAACGCAAGTGTTCCGTCCAACAGCAGCAGTGGAATCGGCCATGACTTGGAGCGACAGAGTCACTTTGAGCAACTCAGTCGCAGTAGGGACAGTGGAACTTCCTCACCCCAGCCCACAGCATCGATCAGTTTTAGTAAAAGCCCCCGGCCACAGATCCTGCTAAATGTGGAGTCCATCGAGACAACCGAGATAATCACCACCAAAACGATAGAGACCAAGTCGAATCCTTTGACTACATCAGTTGTTGTGCCTGCCGAAGAGGAGGAGAGTGATTCCAATGACTCAGTCTTCTCCAGTAGCAGTTCAATAGCTAGTGCCGGCGATGCCCtctgttgtggtggtggtttGGATATCCGGGATGTCTACCTGGGCGGAAGTTGTGTCCTCCGCACCAAGTGGCGTCAAGAGCTGGCTGTCCCCTATCTACAGTCCAAGAGTGTTAGTTTCCACACCCCAGCGCTGCATGAGAGTATCCAGCAGATGACTGGTGCTTCTCAGCAGCAAACAGCGCCACCGCaagagcaacagcagcagcagagatCCTATGTGCGCACTCGCAGAAAGTGCAAGGGAAATCAGCTGCAGCTGGAGGAACAGGAGGAGCTGACGGTGGCCGAGGAGTCGCTTAGCTGGTCTCTGCCGCCGGTCGCAGTCCGCCAGAGCCTGTACAACCCATCGCTCCTGGACTCCAGCCGAGTCCTGCTCTTCGTGATCAGCAACGAGACCCGTTCCCTGGCACCCATGACCCTGGCCGCCCACTGCATCGGTCTCATGTACAACGTTGTTCTGGCGGTTCAGATGCTGCCCGAGGACTGTGTCCTAGGTGGTGAGAAG CTGACTGTAGCGGCCATCAAGGACTACAATCGCGGACGGTCGTACCTAATCGACCTGGCCAAAAGGCAAGGCGTGCCCGTTTTCACCGACATTCGGGCCGCCCTCGAGTGCACCGTGGCCAAGGTGAAGGCGTACAACAACCGCGACCGCTGCTAA
- the LOC119548792 gene encoding catalase, producing the protein MCSRDPATNQLIDYKNNDSEVQKEITTSSGTPVGVKDAIQTVGPRGPALLQDFQFLDELMHFDSERIPERVAYAKGAGAFGYFECTHDISKFCAATIFDKVKKRCAIAMRFSVACGEQGSADTIREQRGFSVKFYTDDGIWDIVGCNMPVYYVRDPSLFPSLIHAQKRNPQTHLRDPDMFWDFMTLRPETLHALLMYFSDRGTPDGYRHLHGYGVHTYRMINATGETQYVKFHFKTDQGVKNLDSRRCEELMSHDPDYAIRDLYNSIKKGNYPSWSMYIQVMLNEEAKKCRFNPFDVTKVWPQKDFPLLPVGKLVLDRNPTNYFTEVEQLAFSPAHMVPGIEPSPDKMLQGRLFAYGDSQRHRMGVNYMQIPVNCPYRVNVRNFQRDGQMTVTDNQNGAPNYFPNSFCGPKESPRALGLQTCCPLTGDVYRFMSGDTEDNFSQVTDFWTYTLDNCGRKRLVRNLSEHLTEASQFLQERAVKLFTMVHSDFGRLMTEALNTARISKF; encoded by the exons atgtgttcACGCGATCCGGCCACAAATCAATTGATCGACTACAAGAATAATGACTCCGAGGTGCAAAAGGAGATCACAACATCTAGTGGAACTCCGGTTGGTGTAAAGGATGCTATACAGACGGTGGGACCTAGGGGTCCGGCTTTACTTCAGGACTTTCAGTTTCTTGACGAGCTCATGCACTTCGACTCGGAACGGATTCCCGAAAGGGTGGCCTATGCCAAGGGAGCTGGGGCCTTTGGCTACTTTGAGTGCACCCATGACATTTCCAAATTCTGTGCGGCCACAATTTTCGACAAGGTTAAGAAACGTTGTGCCATCGCCATGAGATTTTCGGTGGCCTGTGGGGAACAAGGTTCGGCGGATACGATCCGCGAGCAACGTGGATTTTCGGTCAAATTCTATACAGACGACGGCATTTGGGACATTGTGGGTTGCAACATGCCTGTGTATTATGTGAGGGATCCCTCGCTGTTCCCCAGCTTGATCCATGCCCAAAAACGCAATCCGCAGACCCATTTAAGGGATCCCGACATGTTCTGGGATtttatgacgctacgtccggaAACGCTGCACGCTCTGCTTATGTACTTTAGTGATCGCGGGACGCCCGATGGATATCGCCACTTGCACGGCTATGGAGTTCACACATATCGCATGATCAATGCAACTGGGGAAACGCAGTACGTTAAATTCCACTTCAAGACGGATCAGGGTGTCAAGAACCTGGACAGCCGACGATGCGAAGAGCTAATGTCCCACGATCCGGACTATGCCATCAGGGATCTATATAACTCGATAAAGAAGGGCAACTATCCCAGCTGGTCCATGTATATTCAG GTAATGCTCAACGAGGAGGCCAAAAAGTGTCGTTTCAACCCGTTCGACGTGACCAAAGTGTGGCCCCAGAAGGATTTTCCCCTGCTGCCGGTCGGAAAACTGGTCCTTGATCGCAATCCTACCAACTACTTCACGGAGGTGGAGCAGCTGGCCTTCAGTCCGGCCCACATGGTTCCGGGGATCGAGCCATCGCCGGATAAGATGCTCCAGGGTCGTCTCTTTGCTTACGGGGACTCGCAGCGTCATCGCATGGGCGTTAACTACATGCAGATCCCGGTGAACTGCCCCTACAGAGTTAATGTGAGGAACTTCCAGCGGGATGGTCAAATGACGGTGACCGACAACCAAAACGGGGCCCCCAACTACTTCCCCAACTCGTTCTGCGGCCCGAAGGAAAGTCCCCGGGCTTTGGGCCTGCAAACCTGCTGCCCCCTGACCGGAGATGTTTACCGATTTATGAGCGGTGATACGGAAGATAACTTCAGTCAGGTCACCGACTTTTGGACCTACACCCTCGACAATTGCGGCAGGAAACGACTTGTTCGCAATTTGTCCGAACATCTCACCGAGGCCAGTCAGTTCCTCCAGGAGCGGGCAGTAAAACTATTCACCATGGTACATTCCGACTTCGGACGACTGATGACGGAGGCCCTGAACACGGCCAGAATATCCAAATTCTAG